A genomic window from Candidatus Methylacidiphilum fumarolicum includes:
- a CDS encoding FIST signal transduction protein — translation MNTIDNSLVKTALAYGKTVDEVLDVLQKQGILKPEFTICFISSTFNQQQVVSQIKKSLSGHLWGLSSAGEFNGIEEAMTCGGIFLLSVEPLANVLKSNVSYGTIGVDAENSAKAIVQKAFEGLQFDPELLYLGFSGKKPADLLKATPFSLLIAHSQIGTEEKCLKGICEYVGRGVRISGGSGADSLYLERVTETYCYADDKAEKNALSVLSLATTLKNGVGIANAFRPVPGKGAFVTESFGRVVYSLNHRRAADVYMELTASSSWQEAFHAFNSHPLGIVEPVSHYWHIHSPAAIQKDGSMAFFSEIPQGSGVSLLEADSQSRIESTRLAVQRAIADAGYPQKIAAVVLFNCILCHQQSERLKTGRAEIQAVKSLVGENVPLIGASTYGETGYTIAGTVGHHNQTTTVWLLGDEPITR, via the coding sequence ATGAACACGATAGATAACTCTCTTGTTAAAACAGCTCTAGCTTATGGAAAAACTGTAGATGAAGTCCTTGATGTCCTTCAAAAACAAGGGATTCTCAAGCCTGAATTCACAATTTGTTTTATCTCAAGCACTTTCAATCAGCAACAGGTAGTCAGTCAAATTAAAAAGTCATTAAGCGGTCATCTGTGGGGACTGTCGAGCGCTGGAGAATTTAACGGCATAGAAGAAGCTATGACTTGTGGGGGTATTTTCCTGCTCTCTGTTGAGCCATTAGCAAACGTCTTAAAATCCAATGTTTCCTATGGGACCATTGGCGTCGACGCTGAAAACAGCGCCAAAGCCATCGTACAAAAAGCCTTTGAAGGACTTCAGTTTGATCCTGAACTGCTCTATCTAGGATTTTCAGGGAAAAAACCGGCGGATCTGCTTAAAGCTACTCCTTTCTCTCTTCTTATCGCTCATTCTCAGATTGGGACCGAAGAGAAATGCCTAAAAGGCATTTGCGAATATGTTGGGCGCGGGGTCCGAATTTCAGGTGGGAGCGGAGCTGACTCCCTCTATTTAGAAAGAGTCACGGAGACCTACTGTTATGCAGACGATAAGGCAGAAAAAAACGCTCTCTCGGTTCTTTCCCTAGCCACTACGCTGAAAAATGGAGTAGGCATAGCGAATGCTTTCCGTCCCGTACCAGGCAAAGGAGCGTTTGTGACAGAAAGCTTTGGAAGAGTCGTCTATTCTTTAAATCACCGCAGAGCTGCTGATGTCTACATGGAGTTGACGGCTTCTTCCTCATGGCAAGAAGCCTTTCATGCTTTTAATAGTCATCCTTTAGGAATAGTAGAGCCAGTCAGTCACTATTGGCATATCCATAGCCCGGCTGCTATTCAAAAGGATGGTTCGATGGCTTTTTTTTCTGAAATTCCTCAAGGCTCAGGTGTATCCTTGCTCGAAGCTGATTCTCAAAGTCGGATTGAATCTACCCGTCTGGCCGTACAAAGAGCCATAGCCGATGCTGGTTATCCTCAAAAAATTGCCGCAGTCGTTCTCTTTAACTGTATCCTTTGCCACCAACAGTCCGAAAGACTTAAAACCGGGAGAGCAGAAATCCAAGCTGTCAAATCTTTAGTCGGCGAAAATGTTCCCCTGATCGGAGCTTCGACTTATGGGGAAACAGGCTACACTATCGCAGGCACTGTAGGCCATCACAATCAAACTACAACTGTCTGGCTTCTAGGCGATGAGCCGATTACACGTTAA
- a CDS encoding VanZ family protein, producing the protein MNRNIGKWVLALLYCDLILAFSSLPGASLSVITKNVSDKILHFFGYSILGWLFCQASTKLLYGIAFAALFGMIDENYQRLIPGRQCDFYDWLADCLGATIGAIISVGILRLFKATKK; encoded by the coding sequence ATGAACCGAAATATTGGCAAATGGGTCCTTGCTCTTTTGTACTGTGATTTGATCCTCGCCTTTTCTTCGTTGCCAGGAGCTTCGCTTTCTGTAATCACTAAAAATGTATCGGATAAAATCCTCCACTTTTTTGGTTATTCGATTCTCGGATGGCTTTTTTGCCAAGCTTCAACGAAACTTCTCTATGGAATAGCCTTCGCAGCACTCTTTGGGATGATTGACGAAAACTATCAAAGACTTATCCCCGGCCGACAGTGTGATTTTTACGACTGGTTAGCAGACTGTCTTGGAGCAACGATTGGCGCAATAATAAGTGTGGGCATACTTAGACTTTTCAAAGCAACGAAAAAATGA
- a CDS encoding VOC family protein, with product MVVMEAIHHVTLPVKDLERSIRFYTEVLGLKQIVRPPFSFPGAWFEVGNQQLHLTVVSSPIPNTESRWIDTKARHVAFRVKNITEALTWLKGKGYSEEQTDPAFRLKINLNSVAGFPQIFLLDPDGHLLEINSESSH from the coding sequence ATGGTTGTAATGGAAGCCATACACCATGTTACTCTTCCAGTAAAAGATCTAGAACGCTCGATTCGGTTTTACACTGAAGTCCTCGGTTTAAAACAGATTGTAAGGCCTCCCTTTTCTTTCCCTGGTGCTTGGTTTGAAGTTGGAAACCAGCAACTGCATCTAACTGTTGTGTCTTCTCCGATTCCTAATACAGAAAGCCGTTGGATAGACACCAAAGCTAGACATGTAGCATTTCGGGTTAAAAATATAACGGAGGCTTTGACTTGGCTAAAAGGAAAAGGCTACAGTGAAGAGCAAACTGATCCAGCCTTCCGATTAAAGATCAATCTGAATAGTGTTGCTGGGTTTCCTCAAATTTTTCTTTTGGATCCCGATGGCCATCTCTTGGAAATTAATTCTGAAAGCTCCCATTAG
- a CDS encoding alpha-amylase family glycosyl hydrolase, producing the protein MMGREQKKIWIYNIFPRLLGTIKDWESHLGRIIWMGFDILFLNPISPCGASGSIYSILNPKAIAPEYGTEEAFQRFLNLCHQQGLKVWVDLVANHIAIDSPLIKEHPDWIVWEGGQPKNPGCVDNGQWISWKDLAQLDFSNESVVDYQKSVIKYWLDLGVDGFRADYVYGISPAIWKELIAYGRSILLNVQFFGEALGCPPEQVVSIAKSGFDYMASSIFWWDGKAEWWPQQRELYSQESIKLIGFPESHDTVRCASFEEALLKLHRAYEQSDGILIPAGFEFGFRRKLDVVKTTKRWWIEELPGRWNLSERIRQLTHS; encoded by the coding sequence ATGATGGGAAGAGAGCAGAAAAAAATTTGGATCTATAATATTTTCCCAAGGCTTTTGGGTACAATAAAGGATTGGGAAAGTCATCTGGGGAGGATTATTTGGATGGGTTTTGACATCCTTTTTCTCAATCCAATTAGCCCTTGTGGTGCTTCTGGAAGTATCTATTCCATATTAAACCCCAAAGCAATTGCTCCTGAATATGGAACCGAAGAAGCATTCCAGCGGTTTTTAAATCTTTGTCATCAGCAAGGGCTTAAAGTATGGGTTGATCTGGTGGCTAACCACATCGCCATAGATTCTCCCTTAATCAAAGAGCATCCTGATTGGATTGTTTGGGAAGGTGGTCAGCCAAAAAATCCTGGTTGCGTTGACAATGGTCAGTGGATCAGTTGGAAAGATCTTGCTCAACTTGACTTTTCAAATGAAAGCGTCGTTGATTATCAGAAATCGGTCATTAAATACTGGTTGGATTTGGGAGTCGATGGATTTAGAGCTGATTACGTTTATGGGATTTCACCGGCTATTTGGAAAGAGTTGATTGCTTATGGCCGGTCGATTCTTCTGAACGTTCAGTTTTTTGGGGAAGCTTTGGGCTGTCCTCCAGAACAGGTGGTCAGCATTGCTAAAAGTGGCTTTGATTATATGGCAAGCTCCATTTTTTGGTGGGATGGGAAGGCAGAATGGTGGCCGCAACAGCGGGAACTCTATAGTCAGGAATCGATCAAACTCATAGGTTTTCCTGAAAGCCATGACACTGTACGATGCGCTTCTTTTGAGGAAGCTCTGTTAAAATTGCATCGAGCCTATGAGCAGAGTGATGGCATACTCATTCCAGCGGGCTTTGAATTTGGATTTAGAAGAAAACTTGATGTAGTCAAAACCACCAAAAGGTGGTGGATTGAAGAGTTGCCTGGTCGATGGAACCTGTCGGAAAGAATCAGGCAGTTGACTCATTCCTAA
- a CDS encoding polysaccharide deacetylase family protein, whose amino-acid sequence MPKICHALGLHMHQPLGNLNLLLDTNRWEAQQILLAYERPIHFLRRYGDKAKVHFGFSGTLLEQFLDPAIQQKSQDILDLGRMLEAYKQLPSIELVGMGYFHPVFPIIPIEDWEEQLWLHRQCIEKVFGRKPKGFFPPEMGFTMEMIPYLVEVGYSYVIVDSAHIRRQDGQPTAPYQVYLAEWKGKSIAIVPRERDLSNAQQSGMDPVWFLGEAKNKTKSFASPVLITTWTDGENGGWFRNLSDSANFWGYFFSPYLEKIEAQGDFELVFLAEYIEQHPPTEKVHVQTGAWNVGSTSGYDFSQWTGSQSQKKALEAIYRLSAKYWEKAKEQQVNSGLEYTRKLQEMRKLLLQAETSCYLFWGESWLPKLYDLIDQAYKAMP is encoded by the coding sequence ATGCCAAAAATATGTCATGCCCTTGGCCTTCATATGCATCAACCTCTAGGGAATTTGAATCTATTGTTGGATACTAATCGGTGGGAAGCTCAGCAGATTCTTTTAGCTTATGAACGGCCTATCCATTTCTTAAGACGGTATGGAGATAAGGCCAAAGTCCATTTTGGCTTTTCAGGGACCTTACTGGAACAGTTTTTAGATCCTGCAATCCAGCAAAAGAGCCAAGATATTCTCGATCTTGGAAGGATGCTTGAGGCCTACAAGCAACTTCCTAGTATAGAGCTTGTGGGAATGGGGTATTTTCATCCCGTCTTTCCCATCATCCCTATAGAAGATTGGGAAGAACAATTATGGCTGCACCGCCAATGTATTGAAAAGGTTTTTGGCAGAAAGCCTAAAGGTTTTTTCCCTCCCGAAATGGGTTTTACCATGGAAATGATCCCTTATTTGGTGGAGGTGGGCTATAGCTATGTCATTGTGGACAGTGCTCATATTCGCAGACAAGACGGTCAACCCACAGCCCCATATCAGGTGTATCTTGCTGAATGGAAAGGTAAAAGTATTGCCATTGTTCCTAGAGAAAGAGATTTAAGCAATGCCCAGCAAAGCGGAATGGACCCGGTATGGTTCTTGGGTGAAGCGAAGAACAAGACGAAGTCATTTGCTTCTCCTGTCTTGATCACAACATGGACGGACGGTGAAAATGGGGGATGGTTTAGAAACTTAAGCGATTCGGCGAATTTCTGGGGCTATTTCTTTTCACCATATTTGGAAAAAATTGAGGCTCAAGGAGATTTTGAATTGGTATTTTTGGCTGAATACATTGAACAACATCCTCCGACAGAGAAGGTGCATGTACAGACTGGGGCATGGAATGTTGGATCGACTTCAGGGTATGATTTTTCACAGTGGACAGGCTCTCAATCCCAAAAGAAAGCTCTAGAAGCCATATACAGACTTAGTGCCAAATACTGGGAAAAAGCTAAAGAACAGCAAGTGAATAGTGGGCTGGAATATACAAGGAAACTTCAAGAAATGCGCAAATTACTGCTGCAAGCAGAAACTAGTTGTTATCTCTTCTGGGGAGAATCATGGCTTCCCAAGCTTTATGATCTGATTGATCAAGCCTACAAAGCAATGCCTTGA
- a CDS encoding glycosyltransferase family 4 protein has product MKIAMFSWETLHSIAVGGLAVHVTELAAGLSRRGHQVHVFTRRQNWMSHYDCIDGVHYHRCDFAFHPDFITEMHNLCRSFIGHLWKEEDYAGGFDIIHSHDWLTSMAGKWAKWGRGRRFVFTLHSTEYGRCGNCHHGGNSARIRHLEGEGAHYADRIIAVSNQLKWEIVSIYHQWEGKIWVIPNGISVTPFSGFIDPAAVKGRYGIGPMDPTFLFCGRLTHQKGPDLLLEAIPWVLKFNGNAKFIFAGDGYLRSQLENRSWQLGIRHAVRFIGHRFGADLHDLFRAVDAVVLPSRNEPFGIAVLEGWAAGKPVIATHNGSEFVWHGINGYKVYPTPESIAWGCCEIMKNFEHSRWMGQNGRKAAEESFSWDSVAALTERCYYSLF; this is encoded by the coding sequence ATGAAAATAGCTATGTTTTCTTGGGAAACTCTTCATTCAATTGCTGTTGGAGGATTAGCTGTACATGTTACAGAGCTAGCCGCTGGGTTGTCCCGTCGGGGCCATCAGGTACATGTTTTTACTAGAAGACAGAATTGGATGAGTCACTATGATTGTATTGATGGGGTGCATTATCATCGGTGTGATTTTGCTTTTCATCCAGATTTTATAACCGAAATGCATAATTTATGCAGATCATTTATTGGACATCTTTGGAAGGAAGAAGATTATGCTGGGGGATTTGACATTATCCATTCACATGACTGGTTGACCTCAATGGCTGGAAAATGGGCAAAATGGGGTCGTGGCAGACGCTTTGTTTTTACCCTTCATTCTACTGAATATGGCCGCTGTGGGAACTGTCATCATGGAGGCAATTCTGCGAGGATTCGTCACTTAGAAGGAGAAGGTGCTCATTATGCGGATAGAATTATAGCTGTTTCCAATCAGTTGAAATGGGAAATTGTTTCCATTTATCACCAATGGGAAGGCAAAATCTGGGTAATTCCCAATGGGATTAGTGTGACTCCTTTTAGCGGTTTTATTGATCCGGCAGCAGTCAAGGGAAGATATGGTATTGGACCGATGGATCCAACATTTCTTTTTTGTGGCCGATTGACCCATCAGAAAGGTCCAGATCTTCTTTTAGAAGCAATTCCTTGGGTTCTTAAATTCAATGGCAATGCTAAGTTCATTTTTGCTGGTGATGGATACTTGAGATCTCAGCTGGAAAATCGATCTTGGCAGCTTGGCATAAGGCATGCTGTACGATTCATAGGACATAGGTTTGGGGCTGATCTGCATGATCTTTTTCGTGCGGTTGATGCGGTGGTTCTTCCTTCGCGGAACGAGCCCTTTGGCATAGCTGTCCTTGAAGGGTGGGCAGCGGGAAAGCCTGTTATCGCAACACATAATGGTTCAGAATTTGTATGGCATGGGATAAATGGGTACAAGGTATATCCAACCCCAGAATCGATAGCATGGGGTTGTTGCGAAATCATGAAAAATTTTGAGCATAGTCGTTGGATGGGTCAAAACGGCCGAAAGGCTGCCGAAGAATCTTTTAGTTGGGATTCAGTTGCAGCGCTGACAGAACGTTGTTATTATTCCTTATTTTAG
- a CDS encoding pyridoxal-phosphate-dependent aminotransferase family protein: MSFNIQPFHIPKRLLMGPGPSPVHPSVLEKMSCAPIGHLDPFFLSLMEEIKTMLRAVFQTSNEFTFPISGTGSAGMEFCLVNLIEPQDRVLVGINGLFGRRIADLAIKLGAEVKTLEVPWGQSIEVEQLKEAISKEKPKVVALVHAETSTGICNPMEELAPIVAESGALFILDTVTSLGGSPVFIDQWKVDATFSATQKCIGSPPGLSPVSFSPRALDVIAKRKTKIPSWYFDCSLLYGYWGHERLYHHTAPINNNYGLHQSLRLILEEGLQNRWQRHYQAHLMLKEGLSQLGLKFFTPEDRRLWQLNAITVPDEKTEAFLRKKLLDAYGIEIGPGLGPLKGKIWRIGLMAEGARKENIERLLEALKKILSR, encoded by the coding sequence ATGAGTTTCAATATTCAACCTTTCCATATTCCCAAGCGATTATTGATGGGGCCAGGCCCTAGTCCTGTGCACCCGTCAGTTCTTGAAAAAATGAGCTGTGCACCCATAGGCCATCTAGACCCCTTTTTTCTTTCTCTGATGGAAGAAATAAAGACAATGCTAAGAGCTGTGTTTCAGACTTCCAATGAATTTACTTTTCCGATCAGTGGCACGGGAAGTGCAGGTATGGAGTTTTGTCTTGTCAACTTAATAGAGCCGCAAGATAGGGTGCTTGTAGGAATTAATGGGCTTTTTGGCAGACGTATTGCTGATCTAGCAATAAAACTGGGGGCAGAAGTCAAAACCCTAGAAGTCCCATGGGGACAATCGATCGAAGTCGAGCAGCTTAAAGAGGCGATATCAAAGGAAAAGCCCAAAGTTGTGGCTTTAGTGCATGCTGAAACCTCAACTGGAATTTGCAATCCAATGGAAGAACTGGCTCCCATTGTTGCTGAAAGCGGTGCTTTGTTCATTCTTGATACGGTCACTTCTCTTGGAGGATCCCCTGTTTTTATCGATCAATGGAAAGTGGATGCCACCTTTAGCGCCACCCAAAAATGCATAGGCTCTCCACCTGGATTATCGCCTGTTTCCTTTAGCCCTAGAGCCCTTGATGTGATAGCGAAAAGAAAAACGAAAATTCCCAGTTGGTATTTTGATTGTTCTCTCCTTTATGGTTACTGGGGACATGAACGGCTCTACCATCACACTGCACCGATTAATAATAACTATGGACTGCATCAATCCCTAAGACTAATTCTGGAAGAAGGACTGCAAAATAGATGGCAACGGCATTATCAAGCTCATTTGATGCTAAAAGAAGGACTATCCCAACTCGGTTTGAAGTTTTTTACTCCCGAAGACCGTCGCCTCTGGCAACTCAATGCGATCACAGTTCCAGATGAAAAAACTGAAGCTTTCCTACGTAAAAAACTGCTTGATGCTTATGGAATCGAAATCGGACCTGGGTTAGGACCTCTCAAAGGAAAAATATGGAGGATTGGTCTTATGGCAGAAGGGGCAAGGAAAGAAAATATTGAGAGATTACTCGAAGCTTTGAAAAAAATTTTATCAAGATGA
- a CDS encoding arsenate reductase family protein, translating to MAHKVLIYIKPTCSTCRKAVGILDEMKVDYEKIDYFSHPLSKEKWAELLKKMGKKPIEILRTKEETFTELKLDKHPFSDEALIEIMAAHPELIQRPILEIEDKAILGRPPECIKEFLHSVFNRSS from the coding sequence ATGGCTCACAAAGTTCTTATTTATATCAAACCTACTTGTTCTACTTGCCGTAAGGCGGTTGGCATTCTAGATGAAATGAAAGTCGATTATGAAAAAATTGACTATTTTAGCCATCCTCTAAGCAAAGAAAAATGGGCAGAGCTTTTAAAAAAGATGGGCAAAAAGCCTATTGAAATATTAAGAACCAAGGAAGAGACCTTTACTGAACTTAAGCTTGATAAGCATCCGTTTAGTGATGAAGCATTGATTGAAATAATGGCTGCCCATCCTGAACTCATTCAAAGACCGATTCTTGAAATTGAAGATAAAGCGATTCTTGGAAGGCCCCCTGAATGCATTAAAGAATTCCTTCACTCCGTTTTTAATCGTTCATCTTGA
- a CDS encoding HvfC/BufC family peptide modification chaperone, whose amino-acid sequence MPINLQTLDAESPESLRKLQRLVLTLIRRPLNSKDRIRKMAEDGESIEALAQRIFEPSRTMTSLERLEVYNQQYWFKMLEAFYQDFSGLSYLIGKRRFRKLVEAYLGKYPPRSARLGDIGSELEAFLRENPDFLGATSQEAAVDMVRLERALFKAFDAPDYPSLSSKDIMEAKPEVLRIGLQPHISLLELQYAIEDFLLFGLEKSGIGTLEMGIVYRRKQPLKKPKRSFSLRRQKHWVVVHRFRNVPYIKPVEYQVFRFLSLLEKGHTLYEACEAFVTDNDKGEENFSELQLLQWAQEFTVLGWFCRYRENVP is encoded by the coding sequence ATGCCTATCAATCTACAGACCCTAGATGCGGAAAGTCCTGAAAGCTTGAGAAAGCTTCAGCGATTGGTTCTAACCTTGATCCGTCGTCCGCTTAATTCAAAGGATCGGATAAGGAAAATGGCCGAAGATGGGGAGTCTATTGAGGCATTGGCACAAAGGATCTTTGAACCTAGTCGGACGATGACCAGCTTAGAACGCCTAGAAGTTTACAACCAACAATATTGGTTTAAAATGCTAGAGGCTTTCTATCAGGATTTTAGCGGGTTAAGCTATCTTATTGGAAAAAGGCGATTTAGAAAACTGGTAGAAGCCTATTTAGGGAAATATCCGCCTCGCTCTGCTAGACTTGGAGATATTGGATCAGAATTAGAAGCCTTTTTAAGAGAAAATCCAGATTTTTTAGGTGCCACTTCTCAAGAAGCGGCTGTAGACATGGTTCGATTGGAAAGGGCTCTGTTTAAAGCTTTTGATGCCCCAGACTATCCTTCTTTATCTTCTAAGGATATTATGGAAGCAAAACCTGAAGTTCTGAGAATAGGCCTTCAACCGCATATCAGCCTGCTTGAGCTTCAATACGCAATCGAAGATTTTCTACTTTTCGGTTTAGAAAAATCTGGTATCGGTACTTTAGAAATGGGGATAGTTTATAGGCGCAAGCAACCACTTAAAAAACCCAAACGGTCTTTCTCTCTTAGAAGACAAAAGCATTGGGTAGTAGTGCATCGGTTTAGGAATGTTCCTTATATTAAACCAGTTGAGTACCAAGTCTTTCGTTTTTTGAGTCTCTTAGAAAAGGGGCATACTCTTTATGAAGCTTGTGAAGCGTTTGTAACAGACAATGATAAGGGGGAAGAAAATTTCTCTGAGCTACAGCTATTGCAATGGGCTCAAGAGTTTACGGTATTGGGTTGGTTTTGTCGATATAGGGAGAATGTTCCCTAA
- the bufB gene encoding MNIO family bufferin maturase, with amino-acid sequence MSVKFSKFFEAYGIGIGLRIPHYQHILEKKPGVSWFEVISENFMGNGGKPEILLDKILESYKVVPHGVGLYFGSVDPLDREHLKRLKKLIKKTKTPWVSDHLAWGSVDGTYVHDLLPMPYTLAAAKLTAQKIKEAQDFLEVPIGVENISSYAQYRSSKMAEWEFLTEVVETADCGILLDVNNLYVNSQNHGFDPLVYLDHIPLERVIQFHIAGHSRLPKYILDTHDQPVSSAVWGLYSEVIRRSGPRPTLLEWDDAIPSFEEVYQEALKAKAFIDAYQSTDPRCGKS; translated from the coding sequence ATGTCTGTGAAGTTTTCAAAGTTTTTCGAGGCCTATGGAATAGGGATTGGCTTAAGAATCCCTCATTACCAGCATATATTGGAGAAGAAGCCAGGAGTGAGCTGGTTTGAGGTTATTTCTGAAAACTTTATGGGTAATGGAGGAAAGCCAGAGATTCTATTGGATAAGATACTGGAAAGTTATAAAGTAGTGCCGCATGGGGTAGGGTTGTATTTTGGGTCGGTTGATCCGCTAGATCGTGAGCATTTAAAGCGACTGAAAAAACTTATTAAAAAAACAAAAACCCCCTGGGTATCGGACCATTTAGCTTGGGGTAGTGTGGATGGAACCTATGTCCATGATCTTTTACCTATGCCTTATACCCTAGCGGCAGCAAAACTGACGGCTCAAAAAATAAAAGAAGCACAGGATTTTCTGGAAGTTCCGATTGGGGTGGAAAACATCAGTAGTTATGCCCAGTATCGCTCTTCTAAAATGGCGGAGTGGGAGTTTTTAACCGAAGTGGTTGAAACGGCTGACTGTGGCATCCTCCTTGATGTGAATAACCTATATGTCAACTCGCAAAACCACGGATTTGATCCGCTAGTTTATTTGGACCATATTCCTTTAGAACGAGTCATACAGTTTCACATTGCTGGACATAGTCGACTTCCAAAGTATATCCTTGATACCCATGATCAGCCTGTATCATCAGCGGTGTGGGGACTCTACAGCGAGGTTATTCGACGGAGTGGTCCACGGCCAACCCTTCTTGAATGGGATGATGCCATTCCTTCTTTTGAGGAGGTCTATCAGGAAGCCTTAAAAGCCAAAGCGTTTATCGATGCCTATCAATCTACAGACCCTAGATGCGGAAAGTCCTGA